One part of the Pandoraea faecigallinarum genome encodes these proteins:
- a CDS encoding cytochrome C oxidase subunit IV family protein has protein sequence MESSTTPASVAPHVAATGGEHTGQQHAVGLYLKVWGLLFVLSTFSYLVDYANLQGYLRWGLILVLMVAKAGLIVAVFMHMRWERLALVYAILIPPLALLVLMSLMASEADFTFVTRLAHFR, from the coding sequence ATGGAATCCTCTACGACACCGGCAAGCGTTGCACCGCACGTCGCGGCGACCGGCGGCGAGCACACCGGACAGCAACACGCGGTCGGTCTTTATCTGAAGGTGTGGGGGCTGCTGTTCGTGCTCTCGACCTTTTCGTATCTCGTCGACTACGCGAATCTGCAAGGTTATCTGCGTTGGGGACTGATTCTCGTGCTGATGGTCGCGAAGGCGGGTCTGATCGTCGCGGTATTCATGCACATGCGATGGGAGCGGCTCGCGCTCGTGTATGCGATTCTGATCCCGCCGTTGGCGCTGCTCGTGCTGATGTCGTTGATGGCCTCGGAGGCCGACTTCACCTTCGTCACGCGGCTCGCCCATTTCCGATGA
- a CDS encoding MFS transporter, translating into MESKTPLAPPVATNPPASDTAGGSLFGWYGEATPREKRAFWSCKVGYMLDGMDTQMLSFVIPTLVATWGITLADAGFIGTLTLLASALGGWVAGILSDRIGRVRTLQLTVLWFALFTGLCGLAQNYHQLLVARALMGFGFGGEWTAGAVLIGEVIRARDRGKAVGLVQSGWAIGWGLTAILYSVLFSLLPGDMAWRALFLIGLLPALLVLFIRRYVQEPEVYQKEKAKQAKSEDAPGLAAIFSPALLSTTIRAALLTTGAQGGYYAITTWLPTYLKTERHLTVMGTGGYLAMIIFGSWVGYLASSYLTDRLGRKPNFILFAVGSMVIAFSYTSLPLTDSAMFWLGFPLGFFASGIFSGMGAFLTELFPTRVRGSGQGFCYNVGRALGALFPFLIGMLSKQYGLGTTIGIFAGVAYGVLIVAALTLPETRGRELESLESRTS; encoded by the coding sequence ATGGAAAGCAAAACCCCACTCGCGCCCCCTGTAGCGACGAACCCGCCCGCCTCCGACACGGCGGGCGGCAGCCTGTTCGGCTGGTACGGCGAGGCCACGCCGCGCGAAAAACGCGCATTCTGGAGCTGCAAGGTCGGTTACATGCTCGACGGCATGGACACGCAGATGTTGAGCTTCGTCATTCCGACGCTCGTCGCCACCTGGGGCATCACCCTGGCCGACGCGGGCTTCATCGGCACGCTCACGCTGCTCGCGTCGGCGCTCGGCGGCTGGGTTGCCGGCATTCTGTCGGATCGCATCGGCCGCGTGCGTACGCTGCAGCTCACCGTGCTCTGGTTCGCGCTGTTCACCGGACTGTGCGGCCTCGCGCAGAACTACCACCAACTGCTCGTTGCGCGCGCGCTCATGGGCTTCGGCTTCGGTGGCGAGTGGACGGCAGGCGCGGTGCTGATCGGCGAAGTGATTCGCGCGCGCGACCGTGGCAAAGCCGTGGGGCTGGTGCAATCGGGCTGGGCCATTGGCTGGGGGCTGACCGCCATTCTGTACTCGGTGCTGTTCTCGTTGCTGCCGGGCGACATGGCATGGCGTGCGCTCTTCCTCATCGGACTGCTGCCCGCGCTGCTGGTGCTGTTCATCCGCCGTTACGTGCAGGAGCCGGAGGTCTACCAGAAGGAGAAGGCGAAACAGGCGAAGTCGGAAGACGCGCCGGGACTCGCTGCCATCTTCAGCCCCGCACTGCTCTCGACCACGATCCGCGCGGCGCTGCTGACGACGGGGGCGCAGGGGGGCTACTACGCCATTACGACGTGGCTGCCGACATATCTGAAGACCGAGCGTCACCTGACCGTCATGGGCACGGGCGGCTACCTCGCGATGATCATCTTCGGTTCGTGGGTCGGCTATCTGGCAAGCTCGTATCTGACCGATCGTCTGGGGCGCAAGCCGAATTTCATTCTGTTTGCGGTCGGTTCGATGGTAATCGCGTTCTCGTACACCTCGCTTCCGCTCACCGACAGCGCGATGTTCTGGCTCGGCTTCCCGCTCGGCTTTTTCGCCTCGGGCATTTTCAGCGGCATGGGCGCGTTCCTCACCGAACTGTTCCCGACGCGCGTTCGCGGTTCCGGTCAGGGGTTTTGTTACAACGTCGGCCGCGCCCTCGGTGCCTTGTTTCCATTCCTGATCGGCATGCTCTCGAAGCAGTACGGGCTGGGCACGACCATCGGTATCTTTGCGGGCGTGGCTTACGGCGTGCTGATTGTCGCCGCGCTTACGTTGCCGGAGACTCGCGGCCGCGAACTCGAATCGCTGGAATCGCGGACGAGCTGA
- a CDS encoding heme-copper oxidase subunit III family protein has translation MNTSSSSVIPPAEPPGGWRGVVTDWSGDRATFRVPWGKAMMWIFLLSDTFVFSSFLIGYMTVRMSTTATWPNPAEIFALSVNGHSVPLLLIAIMTFVLITSSGTMAMAVNYGYRRDRDKTAACILATAYLGVAFVGMQAFEWTNLIVHEGIRPWGNSMGAAQFGACFFMITGFHGLHVSAGVIYLLTVMRKVLNGTLERRGNYELVEIAGLYWHFVDLVWVFIFALFYLW, from the coding sequence GTGAATACGTCATCGTCAAGCGTTATCCCCCCTGCCGAGCCGCCCGGCGGATGGCGCGGGGTCGTCACCGACTGGTCGGGAGACCGCGCCACGTTCCGCGTGCCGTGGGGCAAGGCGATGATGTGGATCTTCCTGCTCTCGGACACCTTCGTGTTCAGCAGTTTCCTGATCGGCTACATGACGGTGCGCATGTCGACCACCGCGACATGGCCGAATCCGGCGGAGATCTTCGCCCTGAGCGTGAATGGTCATTCGGTGCCTCTGCTGCTCATTGCGATCATGACGTTCGTGCTCATCACGAGCAGCGGCACGATGGCGATGGCAGTGAACTACGGGTACCGGCGCGACCGGGACAAGACGGCCGCATGCATTCTTGCGACAGCCTATCTCGGCGTGGCCTTCGTCGGCATGCAGGCCTTCGAATGGACGAATCTCATCGTGCACGAGGGCATTCGTCCGTGGGGCAATTCGATGGGCGCCGCGCAATTCGGCGCGTGCTTCTTCATGATTACGGGCTTTCACGGACTGCACGTCAGCGCGGGGGTGATCTATCTGCTCACCGTGATGCGCAAGGTGCTCAACGGCACGCTGGAGCGACGCGGCAACTACGAACTCGTCGAGATCGCCGGGCTGTACTGGCACTTCGTCGATCTCGTATGGGTGTTCATCTTCGCGCTGTTCTATCTCTGGTAG
- a CDS encoding cytochrome c oxidase subunit 3, whose amino-acid sequence MRPVPTWPPMPPGGAPVAFPRRRAASQIALWWLMGVIGMLFALMLVAYVMRMSQSDWRALPPVNALWFNTGVLAAACIVMQSSNAQARRGELRRSRRDWALAGALALAFVAGQLWVWRDLVAHRYDVAGNPANSFFFLLTGLHGLHLLGGVAAWALLASHRMTHAARARRLSLTAQYWHFLFVLWVVLFAAIVNLTPEIAQRLCGAGP is encoded by the coding sequence ATGAGACCCGTTCCGACCTGGCCCCCGATGCCGCCCGGCGGTGCGCCGGTGGCGTTCCCGCGCCGGCGCGCGGCGTCGCAGATCGCGCTTTGGTGGCTCATGGGCGTGATCGGCATGCTCTTCGCGCTGATGCTTGTCGCCTATGTGATGCGCATGAGCCAGAGCGACTGGCGAGCGCTGCCGCCCGTGAACGCGTTGTGGTTCAACACGGGCGTGCTGGCCGCCGCGTGTATCGTGATGCAGTCGTCCAACGCGCAGGCGAGACGCGGCGAGTTGCGCCGCTCGCGACGCGACTGGGCGCTCGCCGGCGCGCTCGCGCTGGCGTTCGTGGCCGGTCAGCTCTGGGTGTGGCGCGATCTCGTCGCGCATCGATACGACGTGGCCGGCAATCCCGCGAACAGCTTCTTCTTCCTGCTCACCGGCCTGCACGGGTTGCACCTGCTCGGCGGTGTTGCAGCGTGGGCGCTGCTCGCGTCGCATCGCATGACACATGCCGCGCGCGCGAGGCGGTTATCCCTCACTGCGCAATACTGGCACTTCCTGTTCGTCCTATGGGTTGTGCTGTTCGCGGCCATCGTCAATCTCACGCCGGAGATCGCACAGCGTCTGTGCGGCGCCGGTCCGTGA
- a CDS encoding tetratricopeptide repeat protein, with protein MSTSVVPEVGAQPVPEPPAHDAPAFLAKFFERGGALRMLADLCETDLASVRAYAAQRFAQGHIAGAQRVYFVLATLDQWSFEDWYGLGLCYQRLGQHEQALPCFAKAGVICASDPRAPYLAGISYEHVGNTAFADRSYRAALRICAQLPQHETLARSARDRCEALKRD; from the coding sequence GTGAGTACGTCAGTGGTTCCCGAGGTGGGCGCGCAACCCGTACCGGAACCGCCGGCGCACGACGCACCGGCGTTCCTCGCAAAATTCTTTGAGCGCGGCGGGGCGCTTCGCATGCTGGCCGACCTTTGCGAGACCGATCTCGCCAGTGTGCGCGCCTATGCCGCGCAGCGATTCGCGCAAGGGCACATTGCCGGTGCGCAGCGCGTGTACTTCGTGCTTGCGACGCTCGACCAATGGTCCTTCGAGGACTGGTACGGCCTGGGGCTTTGCTATCAGCGGCTCGGACAGCATGAGCAGGCGTTGCCGTGCTTCGCGAAGGCCGGGGTGATCTGCGCGTCGGACCCGCGTGCGCCCTATCTGGCAGGCATCAGCTACGAGCACGTTGGCAACACCGCGTTCGCCGACCGTTCGTATCGGGCGGCACTGCGCATTTGCGCACAGTTGCCGCAACACGAAACGCTGGCTCGCTCGGCACGGGATCGATGCGAGGCACTCAAACGAGACTAG
- a CDS encoding hydantoinase B/oxoprolinase family protein, which translates to MKNALTPPAQNRAPAHSSASRWQFWIDRGGTFTDIVARRPDGSLVTHKLLSENPEQYRDAAVAGIRHLLGLAAGEPITPALVDMVKMGTTVATNALLERKGEPLALVTTHGFRDALRIAYQNRPRLFDLDIALPEALYAEVVEVDERMGAHGELVRVLDVDAARTALEGVHARGIRALAIVLMHGYRYSQHEQQLAAMAREIGFTQISVSHEVSPLMKLVSRGDTTVVDAYLSPILRRYVEQVAKEMPGVNLQFMQSSGGLTQAGNFQGKDAILSGPAGGIVGMVRASRAAGFERVIGFDMGGTSTDVSHYNGEFERVFETQVAGVRMRAPMMSIHTVAAGGGSVLSFDGTRLRVGPDSAGANPGPAAYRRGGPLAVTDCNVMLGKIQPAHFPKVFGPNANEPLDRDVVVARFTALAAEIEKATGRRQTPEALAEGFLEIAIGAMANAIKKISVQRGHDVSRYVLTTFGGAGGQHACGVADALGMTQVFAHPLAGVLSAYGMGLADQTAMRERMIEAPLCADGLVALEDALGALADEAVNALLSQGVPPSRIETVRRVHVRYAGTDSAIAVPFGSVEQMRAAFESAYRQRYSFLMDGAALIVEVASVEAIGLSDAPVDIAPLEARTSGAPQAVDRVKLYAAGAWHDAALFERDTLLAGDTLDGPAIVAEKSGTTVVEPGWQAQMTAQGNLVLTRVVPRRVQLDKQRGLGTQADPVRLEIFNNLFMSIAEQMGLRLQNTAYSVNIKERLDFSCALFDRDGNLIANAPHMPVHLGSMGESIKTVIERNRGRMREGDVFMLNDPYHGGTHLPDVTVITPVFVPDGTDAPGMAQPLFYVGSRGHHADIGGITPGSMPPDSTHVEEEGVLIDNWQLVAAGELRDRETRELLGGARYPARNIDQNMADLRAQVAANQKGVDELRRMVNDFGRDVVLAYMGHVQDNAESAVRRVIGALADGHYRYPLDNGAVIEVKIAVDKTTRSATIDFTGTSAQLPNNFNAPRAVCMAAVLYVFRTLVDDDIPLNAGCLKPLTVIVPQGSMLNPVFPAAVVSGNVETSSAITSALYGALGCVASSQGTMNNFTFGNETYQYYETIAGGSGAGNGFNGSDAVQTHMTNSRLTDPEVLEWRYPVRLESHRIRVGSGGVGRWQGGNGAVRRIRFLTPMTASILSNNRVYAPFGAQGGSAGALGANYVERVDGTRESLAHIGRTQMQPGDIFVVETPGGGGFGVRPQTM; encoded by the coding sequence ATGAAGAACGCTCTCACGCCCCCCGCCCAAAACCGCGCGCCCGCGCATTCGAGCGCTTCGCGCTGGCAGTTCTGGATCGACCGTGGCGGCACCTTCACCGACATTGTGGCGCGCCGCCCGGATGGCTCGCTCGTCACGCACAAACTGCTCTCGGAAAACCCTGAGCAGTATCGTGACGCCGCCGTCGCGGGCATCCGGCATCTGCTCGGTCTTGCCGCGGGCGAGCCGATCACGCCGGCGCTGGTCGACATGGTGAAGATGGGCACGACCGTGGCCACCAACGCGCTGCTCGAACGCAAGGGCGAACCGCTGGCGCTCGTCACGACGCACGGGTTCCGTGACGCATTGCGCATCGCGTATCAGAACCGTCCGCGTCTGTTCGATCTCGACATCGCACTGCCCGAGGCGCTGTATGCGGAAGTGGTGGAAGTCGACGAGCGCATGGGTGCGCATGGCGAGCTGGTGCGCGTGCTGGATGTCGACGCCGCGCGCACGGCCCTCGAAGGCGTCCATGCCAGAGGCATTCGGGCGCTGGCCATCGTGCTGATGCACGGCTATCGCTACTCGCAGCACGAGCAGCAACTCGCGGCGATGGCGCGCGAGATCGGCTTCACGCAGATTTCCGTGTCCCACGAAGTCTCGCCGCTGATGAAGCTGGTCTCGCGCGGCGACACGACAGTGGTCGACGCCTATCTGTCGCCGATTCTGCGCCGCTATGTGGAGCAGGTCGCGAAGGAGATGCCCGGTGTGAACCTGCAGTTCATGCAGAGCAGCGGAGGGCTCACGCAGGCCGGCAACTTTCAGGGCAAAGACGCCATCCTGTCTGGACCTGCCGGCGGCATCGTCGGCATGGTCCGCGCGTCGCGCGCGGCGGGCTTCGAGCGCGTGATCGGCTTCGACATGGGCGGCACGTCCACCGACGTCTCGCACTACAACGGCGAATTCGAGCGCGTGTTCGAAACGCAGGTGGCGGGCGTGCGCATGCGCGCGCCGATGATGAGCATCCACACGGTCGCCGCCGGCGGCGGCTCGGTGTTGTCGTTCGACGGCACGCGTCTGCGCGTGGGGCCCGATTCGGCCGGCGCCAACCCCGGACCGGCGGCGTATCGCCGTGGCGGCCCGCTCGCGGTGACCGACTGCAATGTCATGCTCGGCAAGATTCAGCCTGCCCATTTTCCGAAGGTGTTCGGACCGAACGCCAACGAACCGCTGGACCGCGACGTGGTCGTCGCCAGGTTCACCGCGCTGGCCGCCGAGATCGAGAAGGCGACGGGACGCCGCCAGACGCCCGAAGCGCTGGCCGAAGGATTCCTCGAAATCGCTATCGGTGCGATGGCCAACGCCATCAAGAAGATCTCGGTGCAGCGCGGGCACGACGTGAGCCGTTACGTGTTGACGACCTTCGGCGGCGCCGGCGGCCAGCACGCGTGCGGTGTGGCCGACGCCCTCGGCATGACGCAGGTCTTCGCGCATCCGCTCGCCGGGGTGTTGTCGGCGTACGGCATGGGGCTGGCCGATCAGACGGCGATGCGCGAACGCATGATCGAAGCGCCGCTATGTGCCGACGGTCTCGTCGCGCTGGAAGACGCCCTCGGCGCACTTGCCGACGAAGCCGTGAACGCGCTGCTGTCGCAGGGCGTGCCGCCATCGCGAATCGAGACGGTGCGTCGCGTTCACGTGCGCTATGCCGGTACGGACTCGGCCATTGCCGTGCCATTCGGCAGCGTCGAGCAGATGCGTGCGGCGTTCGAGTCGGCTTATCGTCAGCGCTACTCGTTCCTGATGGACGGCGCGGCGCTGATCGTGGAAGTGGCGTCGGTCGAAGCCATCGGGCTGTCGGACGCGCCGGTCGATATCGCGCCGCTCGAAGCGCGTACGTCGGGGGCGCCGCAGGCGGTTGACCGGGTGAAGCTCTACGCTGCCGGTGCGTGGCACGATGCGGCATTGTTCGAGCGCGACACGCTGCTCGCGGGCGACACTCTCGACGGCCCGGCCATCGTCGCGGAGAAGAGCGGCACGACCGTGGTCGAGCCGGGCTGGCAGGCGCAAATGACAGCCCAGGGCAATCTGGTGCTTACGCGCGTGGTGCCACGTCGCGTGCAACTCGACAAGCAGCGCGGGCTTGGCACGCAGGCCGACCCGGTGCGCCTGGAAATCTTCAACAACCTGTTCATGTCGATTGCGGAACAGATGGGTTTGCGTCTGCAAAACACGGCGTATTCGGTCAACATCAAGGAGCGCCTGGACTTCTCCTGCGCGCTGTTCGACCGCGACGGCAACCTCATCGCCAACGCACCGCACATGCCGGTGCACCTCGGATCGATGGGCGAGAGCATCAAGACGGTGATCGAGCGCAATCGCGGACGGATGCGCGAGGGCGATGTCTTCATGCTCAACGATCCGTATCACGGCGGTACGCACTTGCCGGACGTCACGGTCATTACGCCGGTGTTCGTTCCGGACGGTACCGATGCGCCCGGCATGGCGCAGCCGCTCTTCTATGTCGGCTCGCGTGGTCACCATGCCGACATCGGCGGGATCACGCCGGGCTCGATGCCGCCGGATTCGACCCACGTGGAAGAGGAGGGAGTGCTCATCGACAACTGGCAACTCGTTGCGGCTGGCGAACTGCGGGATCGCGAGACCCGTGAATTGCTCGGTGGCGCGCGCTATCCGGCACGCAACATCGATCAGAACATGGCCGACCTGCGCGCGCAGGTGGCCGCGAACCAGAAGGGCGTGGATGAACTGCGGCGCATGGTGAACGACTTCGGGCGCGATGTCGTGCTGGCCTATATGGGGCATGTGCAGGACAACGCGGAATCGGCGGTGCGCCGCGTGATCGGTGCGCTGGCCGACGGCCACTATCGTTACCCGCTGGACAACGGTGCGGTGATCGAAGTGAAGATCGCCGTCGACAAGACCACGCGGAGCGCGACCATCGACTTCACGGGGACATCGGCGCAACTGCCGAATAACTTCAATGCGCCGCGCGCGGTGTGCATGGCGGCGGTGCTGTACGTCTTCCGCACGCTCGTGGACGACGACATTCCGCTCAACGCGGGCTGCCTGAAGCCGCTGACGGTGATCGTGCCGCAGGGCTCGATGCTCAATCCTGTCTTCCCGGCAGCGGTAGTATCGGGCAACGTGGAGACGTCCTCGGCCATTACCAGTGCGCTGTACGGCGCGCTGGGCTGCGTGGCGTCGAGCCAGGGCACGATGAACAACTTCACGTTCGGCAACGAGACGTACCAGTACTACGAAACCATCGCCGGTGGCAGTGGCGCGGGCAATGGCTTCAACGGCTCGGACGCCGTGCAGACGCACATGACGAACTCGCGTCTGACCGACCCGGAAGTGCTGGAATGGCGGTATCCGGTGCGTCTCGAAAGCCATCGCATTCGCGTTGGCTCGGGCGGCGTGGGGCGCTGGCAGGGCGGTAACGGTGCCGTGCGCCGGATTCGTTTTCTGACGCCGATGACGGCGTCCATCCTGTCGAACAACCGGGTGTACGCACCGTTCGGTGCGCAGGGCGGGAGTGCCGGTGCATTGGGAGCTAACTACGTCGAACGCGTAGACGGGACGCGCGAGTCGCTGGCGCACATCGGACGCACGCAAATGCAGCCGGGCGACATCTTCGTCGTGGAGACGCCGGGCGGCGGCGGCTTTGGGGTTCGTCCCCAGACGATGTAA
- the sctE gene encoding type III secretion system translocon subunit SctE: MTAISSLGGGYAPLVVGGADPAAAFHASDDVAESSEVSRERRQSRQRPDWLRAEDFAPDTPASADWRDAEGAFSRLLNRLFDVGSGMAANLLRSSNPAGEASLAALENVDPSTLAMMASMIAMESLGDTAKSTQRALTLLAERQDALRQEDIQKYREQMDAKAEDANKARKGGIFGVIFDWIIAAVDVVVGAVKVVTGVLTMNPMMIAGGVADVGAGIAGMGAAYHKTMALADPENAAHHEKEAAKWGHAQLAFQMLGMVVGFGSSVKGFLAKRATTKAASRVFKAGAAEALEQAVKSGDKAAVGAIKTRVVSEIGYVVGHEVGKRVGRSLLQNGTQSARRLAKAGFNRMAEQFTQQMVEAMASRAFDKVAKTAAKQVARGKSVTARSLTKSFASRMNTQGYFALARGSWSLSHAIRGTFAGANGLGQGIVGMQRAKLQNEARDLSVDMLWLQMLLEMNGDDKKRTARRMETLVGQQNDIAVSAGEQVQKTGEMRIRMAASAGRA, translated from the coding sequence ATGACAGCCATTTCATCCCTGGGGGGCGGTTATGCACCGCTCGTGGTCGGCGGTGCCGACCCGGCGGCCGCGTTCCATGCGTCGGACGACGTCGCTGAATCCAGCGAGGTCTCTCGCGAGCGTCGCCAGAGCCGTCAGCGCCCGGACTGGCTTCGCGCCGAGGATTTCGCGCCCGACACACCGGCGAGCGCGGACTGGCGCGATGCCGAGGGCGCTTTTTCTCGTCTGCTGAATCGCCTGTTCGACGTGGGCAGCGGTATGGCAGCGAACCTGCTGAGGTCCTCCAATCCGGCGGGCGAAGCCAGTCTCGCCGCGCTGGAGAATGTCGATCCTTCGACGCTTGCGATGATGGCGTCGATGATCGCGATGGAATCGCTGGGCGATACGGCGAAGTCGACGCAGCGCGCTTTGACGTTGCTCGCCGAACGCCAGGACGCCCTGCGTCAGGAGGACATCCAGAAGTACCGCGAACAAATGGATGCGAAGGCCGAAGACGCCAACAAGGCGCGCAAGGGCGGCATCTTCGGTGTGATCTTCGACTGGATCATCGCGGCCGTCGACGTGGTGGTCGGGGCGGTCAAGGTGGTGACCGGCGTGCTTACCATGAATCCGATGATGATCGCGGGCGGCGTGGCGGACGTGGGCGCCGGTATCGCCGGCATGGGCGCGGCCTACCACAAGACCATGGCGTTGGCCGATCCGGAGAATGCCGCCCATCACGAGAAGGAAGCCGCCAAATGGGGCCACGCCCAACTGGCGTTTCAGATGCTCGGGATGGTGGTGGGCTTCGGGTCGTCGGTGAAGGGCTTTCTGGCCAAGCGAGCGACCACGAAGGCTGCCAGCCGGGTGTTCAAGGCGGGCGCTGCCGAGGCGCTGGAGCAAGCCGTGAAGTCCGGCGACAAGGCCGCGGTCGGGGCGATAAAGACGCGGGTCGTCTCCGAGATCGGATATGTGGTCGGTCACGAAGTCGGCAAGCGCGTAGGCCGGTCGTTGCTCCAGAACGGTACGCAAAGCGCGCGCCGTCTGGCGAAGGCCGGCTTCAACCGGATGGCGGAGCAATTCACGCAACAGATGGTCGAGGCAATGGCCTCGCGTGCGTTCGACAAGGTCGCGAAGACGGCAGCGAAGCAAGTCGCGCGGGGCAAGTCGGTGACCGCCAGGAGCCTCACGAAGTCGTTCGCGTCGCGCATGAACACGCAAGGCTACTTCGCGCTGGCGCGCGGGTCGTGGTCGTTGTCACATGCGATTCGCGGGACGTTCGCCGGGGCGAACGGGCTGGGTCAGGGCATTGTCGGCATGCAACGTGCGAAATTGCAGAACGAAGCACGCGATCTTTCCGTCGACATGCTGTGGCTGCAAATGCTGCTGGAGATGAACGGCGACGACAAGAAGCGTACGGCCAGGCGGATGGAAACGCTGGTGGGCCAGCAGAACGATATCGCGGTATCCGCCGGCGAACAGGTGCAGAAGACGGGCGAGATGCGTATCCGGATGGCCGCATCGGCGGGCCGCGCCTGA
- a CDS encoding putative hydro-lyase, translating into MTPYEFRQAVRSVQFRGPTAGYCGDFAQANLAILPEAHAHDFLRFCQSNPKACPLLGVGEPGQWHVPSLGREVDIRTDVPGYNVYRDGRLDAQVDNLAEFWQSDFVVFAIGCSFSFEDMLAKAGIALRHVEEGCNVPMYRTNIANQRVGKFGGELVVSMRPMKGADAIRAVQITSRFPGVHGAPIHIGDPSVLGIEDLSKPDFGDAVTIRDTELPVYWACGVTPQTALMGARLPLAIAHRPGYMLMTDIPNATLAVF; encoded by the coding sequence ATTACGCCGTACGAATTCCGTCAGGCGGTACGCTCGGTGCAGTTCCGTGGGCCGACTGCCGGATACTGCGGCGATTTCGCACAGGCGAACCTCGCTATCCTGCCGGAGGCACATGCGCACGACTTTCTGCGTTTTTGCCAAAGTAACCCGAAGGCCTGCCCGTTGCTGGGGGTGGGCGAACCGGGGCAGTGGCATGTGCCGTCGCTTGGACGGGAAGTGGATATCCGCACCGACGTGCCGGGCTACAACGTCTATCGCGACGGCAGGCTCGATGCGCAGGTCGACAACCTCGCGGAGTTCTGGCAGAGCGACTTCGTCGTGTTCGCCATCGGCTGCTCGTTTTCGTTCGAAGACATGCTGGCCAAGGCGGGGATTGCGCTTCGTCACGTGGAGGAGGGCTGCAATGTGCCGATGTATCGCACCAACATCGCGAATCAGCGCGTCGGGAAGTTCGGTGGCGAACTGGTCGTCTCGATGCGTCCGATGAAGGGCGCCGACGCGATTCGCGCGGTGCAGATCACGTCGCGGTTTCCGGGCGTGCATGGCGCGCCGATCCACATCGGCGACCCGTCGGTGCTGGGCATCGAGGACTTGTCGAAGCCGGATTTCGGCGACGCCGTGACGATTCGCGACACAGAGCTGCCGGTGTATTGGGCCTGCGGTGTGACACCGCAGACGGCGCTCATGGGCGCCCGGCTGCCGCTCGCGATTGCGCATCGCCCCGGCTACATGCTGATGACGGATATTCCGAACGCCACGCTCGCTGTGTTCTGA
- a CDS encoding LysR family transcriptional regulator has protein sequence MNTRFLETFVTLAMLRNFRATAAALHATPAAISQRLKVLEEELKTELVDRESREFRLTPNGEYLLGYAKAVVEAARRLQAAASAESTLRGRLRLGVIETVVHSWLPNYLRRLAADYPMLEVELTVDVSVQLQRRLMADELDLIIRVEGSDDSSVVCNALANYPVHWIARQGMFPNTRSGLAKQVLAHPILTYGRGTAPHRALEDIVAKLAGVHGVPLSETRVTGSPSIAVIVQLVRDGFGVAAIPRLFVDTLIANGEVVELPLQPAPPSIVVSMSRRADAPLFVHGAATAARTACAEYCQKSDRRLVELL, from the coding sequence ATGAACACGCGCTTTCTCGAAACCTTCGTCACGCTGGCCATGTTGCGCAACTTCCGTGCGACGGCGGCCGCGCTGCACGCCACGCCAGCCGCGATCTCGCAACGGCTCAAGGTGCTGGAGGAGGAGTTGAAGACCGAACTCGTCGATCGCGAAAGCCGCGAGTTTCGTCTCACGCCGAACGGCGAATATCTGCTGGGGTATGCGAAGGCCGTGGTGGAAGCGGCCCGGCGTCTGCAAGCGGCCGCCTCCGCCGAGAGCACCCTGCGCGGACGCCTGCGCCTGGGTGTGATCGAGACCGTCGTGCACAGCTGGCTGCCGAACTATCTGCGGCGCCTCGCTGCCGATTACCCCATGCTCGAAGTCGAGTTGACGGTCGACGTGTCGGTGCAGTTGCAGCGGCGTCTCATGGCCGACGAACTCGACCTCATCATTCGTGTGGAAGGCAGCGACGACAGCAGCGTGGTGTGCAACGCGCTCGCGAACTATCCGGTGCACTGGATCGCGCGCCAGGGCATGTTTCCCAACACGCGCAGCGGGCTGGCCAAGCAGGTGCTTGCGCACCCGATCCTGACTTACGGGCGCGGCACCGCACCACACCGGGCACTCGAAGACATCGTGGCGAAGCTCGCCGGCGTGCATGGCGTGCCGCTGTCCGAGACACGCGTGACCGGTTCGCCGTCGATCGCCGTGATCGTGCAACTGGTTCGCGACGGCTTCGGCGTGGCGGCCATTCCGCGTCTGTTCGTCGACACGCTGATCGCTAACGGAGAAGTGGTGGAACTGCCGTTGCAGCCGGCGCCCCCGTCCATCGTCGTGTCGATGTCGCGCCGCGCAGATGCACCGCTGTTCGTTCACGGGGCGGCGACTGCCGCACGTACGGCGTGCGCCGAGTACTGCCAGAAAAGCGATCGCCGCCTGGTCGAACTGCTGTGA